In Prunus dulcis chromosome 2, ALMONDv2, whole genome shotgun sequence, a single genomic region encodes these proteins:
- the LOC117619499 gene encoding uncharacterized protein LOC117619499 gives MVDLQTVCCMCGDVGFPDKLFRCNKCRNRFQHSYCSNFYSEYAEPIELCDWCRSDQERSTARHGGSSKKSSVVGGVETGGASSRSEYSGDHKIKQHDHQQHRDHQDGGGSGSGEKASKNSGVPSPRPTARRYKLLKDVMC, from the exons ATGGTGGATCTTCAAACTGTCTGCTGCATGTGTGGTGACGTGGGTTTTCCTGACAAGCTCTTCCGCTGCAACAAATGCCGCAACCGCTTTCAACACTC GTATTGTAGTAACTTTTATAGTGAGTACGCGGAGCCAATTGAACTGTGCGATTGGTGCCGAAGTGATCAAGAGAGGAGCACCGCAAGGCACGGTGGCTCTTCCAAGAAATCGAGCGTGGTTGGGGGAGTTGAGACCGGAGGCGCTTCGAGCAGGTCCGAATATTCCGGTGACCACAAGATCAAGCAACACGATCATCAACAACACCGTGATCATCAAGACGGTGGCGGCAGCGGCAGCGGGGAGAAGGCTAGTAAGAACAGCGGCGTGCCGTCACCAAGACCCACAGCACGAAGGTACAAGCTTCTCAAGGATGTAATGTGTTAA